The segment CGCAACGTCCACACGGCGCAGGTCTCGATCCCGAGTTCGGTGTACGACTCGCCCGAGCGCCGCCTCGCGTTCTTCGATGCGTTGCTCGAGCGCGCCCGCGCGCTGCCCGGCGTCGAGCACGCCGCGCTCATCCAGGCGCTGCCGTTCAGCGGTATGAACGACAGCAGCCCGTTCGCGATCATTGGCCGGCCCACGCAGGAGGGTGATCCGGCGCGCCACGCCGAGGCCCGCGTCGTCAGTGCCGACTACTTCCGCACGATGGGCATCCCGGTCCTCGCCGGACGTGTGTTCGACGACACCGAGCGGCCCGGCACGCCGCGGGTGGTCGTCATCGACCGCACGTTCGCCGAGCAGTACTTCCCGGGCGAGGACCCGATCGGCAAGCAGATCGCTTCGGGCTGGACCAGCATGGAGCCGGCGACCATCATCGGCGTCGTCGGGAGCGTGGACCACGACGAGGTCGCGGATGCGCCCAAGGCGGTCGCCTACTACCCGTTCCGCCACGCGGCCCACTACACGACGTACGCCCTCGCGCTGCGCAGCGCGCAGTCCATCGGCGGCATCACCAACCCCCTGCGCGCGATCCTCGCCGAGCTCGACCCGAACGTCCCGCTGTACGACGTGCAGACGATGGAAGGCCGCATCGAGCGCTCGCTCGGCCCCCGCCGCCTCGCCATGCTCGCGCTCGCCGGCTTCGCCGCGCTCGCGGTCGTCCTCGCCGCCCTCGGCATCTACGGCGTCATGCGCTACACCACGGGGCAGCGCACGCACGAGATCGGCATCCGCATCGCCATCGGCGCGCAGCGCGGCGACGTGGTGCGGCTCGTGCTGCGGCAAGGCATGACCATCGTCGCGGCGGGCCTCGGCATTGGCCTCGCTGCGGCCCTCGTGCTGACCCGGACGATGCGCGCCGTGCTGTTCGGCGTCGGCCCGCACGACCCGCTCACGTTCATCGTCGCGACCGCGCTGCTCGCCGGCGTGGCGCTGATCGCCATCTGGCTGCCGGCGCGCCGCGCCACGCGCGTGGACCCGATCACCGCGCTGCGGGTGGAGTAGGCGCGTCCGGCGCGCTCCAGCGCGCCGCGCGGAGCGCCATCGAGCCCGCGGATCGCCGACGAACCGCGCTCGCCGGCGATCACGACACCGGCGATTCCGACACCGGTGCACGCACAGCCCAGCCTGCGGCCGCGAACGCGTGCGGCTCGGGCGGTTGCCGTGCGTCCGCCTTGACAGCCCGCTCTCGCCCCGCCTAGTCTGCGCCCTCCTCGAAGCAGGAGCCCGGCCCATGAACCACACGATTCCCGCACCCGCCGCACGTCGGGCGATCGCGCTCCTCTCCGCCGCCGCCCTCGCGCTCGCCGGCTGCAGCACCAGCACCGCCGTGCAGACGCCGGCCCCAACCCTCGCGCCGGACGTGGAGAAGCGCGTCGTGGCGAGAAACGGCGTGGTCAGCGCAGCGCACCCGCTGGCCGCGGAGGCGGGCGTCGAGATGCTGCGCCGCGGCGGCAACGCCGTGGATGCCGCGGTCGCGACGGCGTTCGCCATCGGCGTCGTCGAGCCGATGATGTCCGGCATCGGCGGCGGTGGCGGGATGCTGATCTGGCTGCAGGAGGAAGGGCGCGCGGAGTACGTGGACTTCTACTCCGCCGCGCGTGCGACCGCGTGGCGCGGCCCGCTGCCGGATACGGGCGCTGCGAGTCTCCGCGAGGTGGGCGTGCCCGGCGCCGTCGCGGGGCTGCTCGAGGCCCACGAGCGCTTCGGCCGCCTGTCACGCCAGGAGGTGATGGCCCCCGCCATCCGCCTCGCCGAGGAAGGCTTCCCCGTCTACATCGTGCTCGCGGACGCGATCCGCGCCAACCGCCGCAAGCTCGAGCGGTTCCCGGGAGCCGCGCGGCGCTTCCTGCCCAACGGCCAGCCGCCGGCCGTGGGCACGATCTTCAAGCAGCCCGAGCTGGCCGCCACGCTGCGGGAGATCGCGGAGCACGGGAAGGCCGGCTTCTACGAGGGCGATGTGGCGCGCAGCGTCGTCGCCGTGATGAACGCCGGCGGCAACCCCACCACGCTCGCGGACTTCGCCGCGTACGCGCCGCGCTGGAACAAGCGCCCCGTGTGCGGCACGTACCGCGGCCGCGTGGTGCTCTCCGCGCCGCCGCCCCAGACGGGCATGCAGATCGTGCACGCGCTCAACCTGCTCGAGCCCCACGACCTCGCCCGGCTGGGGCTGCCGACGCAGTCGGTCGAAGCGTTCGACGTGCTCGCCTCCGCGCTGCGCGTCGCGCTCGCGGACCACAGTCGGTACAACGGCGATCCGAACTGGACGCCCGTGCCGGCCGCGGGCATGACGTCGAAGGAGTTCGCGCGCACGCGCGCGGAGCTGGTGGGGACGCGGCGCGTGCCGGAGCGCATCACGCCGGGCGATGCCGCGGCCCACGACCGCTCCCGGCCGCCCGCGAGCTGCGCGGCGCTGGATCCGTACGGGCCCGCGCCGGAGGTCCGCACGGAGGAGGACGAGGATGCGGGTCAGGGGGCGGGGGCTGCGGCGGGCTTCGCTTTGGTGTCGGGTGCCGACGTGGGGCCGGGCATGTCCGGCAGCGCTGCGGCGGGCGACGCGGCGGTGGAGCGGATGACGACCGGGAACGTTCCGTCGCGCGGTGTCGGCGCCGGCCGCCCCGCGTATGCGGAAGCGTTCGTCGCCCACGGGATCCCCGAGGGGGAGACCACGCACCTCTCGGTCGTGGACCGGGAGGGGAACGCCGTCGCCCTCACCACCACGCTGAGCCCGTACTTCGGCTCGGGCGCGTGGGTCGAGGGGTTCTTCCTGAACAGCTCCGCGGTGGACTTCTCGCGGGCGGACCCGAACGCGCCCGCGCGCAGCGACTGGCGGGTCCGGAGCTCGACGATCTCGCCCACCATTGTGCTCGAGGATGGGCGCGTCCGCGTGGTGATCGGCGCGCCCGGCGGCAGCCGCATCCCCGGCTCCGTGATCCAGGGGCTGGTCTACATGCTCGACTACGGCATGGACCCGCTCGAGGCCGTGCGGATGCCCCGCATCTTCCCCTCGGCCAACAGCCGGCACGTGGAGGTCGAGCTCGGCTACCCGGGCGACGTGCTGGCGCGAGCCCGCGCGCTCGGGTGGGAGCCGGGGCTGCCGGGCGACGGGTACGCGCGGCTGTACGTGGTGGCTCGGGTGGGGGACGTGTGGGTCGGCGCGGCCGACCCGAGGCATGACGGAGGGGCCAGGGGGTACTGACGTCCGGTCCCGGCCCCGCCCAGGCCGGGGCGGCGGGCGTCCTACCGCCCGGGAGGCCGCCCTTGCGCCCGCGCGGGTCACCGCCGGGCGCGCCGGTATGACAGTCAGGTTAGTCGAGCCCGGTCGCCGCGAAAAGCCCGGCGACCGAGAGGCGGAAGCCGGGGAGCACGTCGCCGCCCAGGAGGACGTCGCGCTCGCTCCCGGGCGGGGCAACGTCGGCGCCGCCACCGTACACCCGCGCCGTTGTACCCGGTGCGTAGACCGTGACCGTCCGCACGCGCGGGTCCACCACCCACACCAGCCGCGCGCCCGCCATCAGGTAGTCGTCCACCCGCTCGTGCAGCCCGCGGCGCGCCTTCGCGGGCGAGGCCACCTCCACCGCCAGGTCCGGCGCGCCGGGCCAGAAGCCACGGGGTACGCCGTGCGCCCGGATGCGCTCCGCCGCGACGAACGCGACATCCGGCCCGCGCACCGTCGGCGGGTCGTCGAACAGGAGGAACCCCGTCCGCCCCACCACGCGCCCGAGCCCGCAGCGGTGCACGAACTCGCGGAGGCGGGAGTGCAGCTCGTCCGCCAGCGCGCCGTGCTCGAAGCCCGGCAGCGGCTCACGCACCACGCGACCGCGCACCAGCTCCATCCAGCAGTCCTCGGCGGGCAGCCGCGCGAACTCGTCGATGCTCAGGACGTGGTCGTCCGGCGGGGTCGTGCGATAGGGCATTCAGCGGCCTCGGCGATCGGACGTCGACGGCTGGCGGGAAGATGGAAGGGCGCGGGCTCGGGAACCATAGCGGGATCGGCCATGCAGTTGGGAAGAACGGACGGGACCGGTACACCGGGTCGAAACGAAGTGCGGCGGGCCGCGGTTCGGTTCCCGCAAGCCCGCCGCAGCGCAGCGCGGGGCCGCGCGCGCCGTGCGCCCGGTCACGAAGCGCGCGGCGCGGGCGATGGGGTCCTCGCGTCGCAGTCGCAGGCGGCGCAGGAGGCCGGCAGGGGCGCCGCCAACGGGCTGGTGGCCTCTGCGCACTCCGCCTCCGGGCCGGCCGGCGCGGCCGACTCCGAAGCCGCCACGGTGTCCGCCTCGTCGAGAACGATCCGCTCGATGATGTCGGTCGTCGTGGGCGTCGCCGCCTCGTGCCTCGCGGTGGTCCGGAGCGCTTCCGCGAGCGACACGACGGCGATCGCCAGGGCGAGGAGGAGCACCTTGCCCCTGTAGAGGCGCGGCGACGCGCGCAACGTGATCGTGCCGTGTGCTGCGGAAACCATGGTCCCTCCTCCTGGTCCAAACCGCCCTGACCACCCTGCGGGGGCCGAGCCGGTCGCGGCCCTCCGCGGATCCGCGGCCCGCCGCTCGGCCGGCAGCCGCCGGAAACCGGCGCGTGGCCGTCGTCGACAGGCATTACGCGGATCGTGCTCTCATGGTTTCGGATGCGTGGAGGGGTGGGGAGGGTTGCAGGGGGGAGCAAGAGCAGTGTGGCGGGGGAGGGGCTCCGCGACGACGGCCGGTCTTATTGGCGCGCGGCAGATGTCGTGACGCCGTCGGGCCGTCAGCATCGCCGAGCGCCGTCACCTCCTAAGCACGAACCTGAGCCAGTCCAGCCGCCGGGGGTGCCGGCCCACCGACGATCTCGCCGCGCTTCAGTTAGAGGCCTGGCAAAGGCGCCTGTGACGTTGGCCACGACCGCCGCGGCGTCGGCACCCCGACGTTGAGCGTCGGTGCCGTGGCCGGCCCGCCATCGCTCCGCTGTCAGAGGGGTCCACTAACCTCCGTGCGCCCGCCGATCCGCCGCGACATGCAGGCGGACCCGTCAACTGGAAACGCTTCGCGGAGGCGACGATGCGGACGCTTGCGGCAGCACTGATCTTGGCCCTCGCTCTCGCCGCATGCGGCGACAGCTCGACCGAACCCAAAACGCCCTCGGCATCCGGCACGTGGACCGGTGTCGTTACCGGCGGCACGATCACGCTCACGTTGGCAGAGCAAGCCGGTGGGACGATCACAGGCGCGGGGAGCATCCAGGGCACCGCCGGTGCAGCGTCCGTCACGGTAACGGGCACGCACGTGCACCCGTCCATCTCCCTCACGTTGAGGTCCACCGGCTTCGAGGATGCGAACTATACTGGTCAGTTCGTGAACAGGAACACGATCTCCGGGCACCTCAACGGATCTGGCTTCAACAACGTGACCCTGACACTGACGCGGCAGTAGGGCTGCAGGCGGTGGGGGCGGCTATCTCGCAGTCTCCGATCGAGGATGGGTCGGCGCTCTGGCCTCGGCAACGGTGTCCGATCGTCGCCCCTGGCGCGTCCGGGTTCCCGCCCGCCGCGGCAAATGTCCACGGTGCCAGCACACGGCGACGGAACCTCCTAGCCGGAGACGGCGTCTGCCGGCCCCTGCCCATTATTCCCTTGCCGCGCCTGACTCAGACTGTTATCCTTTTCTTGACGTTTCCCGCCCCTAGGGGCCGCCCGGCCTCGCTGTCACTGGGGCCAGATACGTTTCCGCGATACAACGCCCCTGCGCGTTCCCGGAGCCGATTCCGGTCCTCGTTCCGTACACGAGCGGTGCGATGACGTCGTCGCAGACCCTCTACCTCTTCAAGGCGGCCCGCCGGCCGCTCTACCGCAAGGAGAATCTCCAGCTCCTGGCGGCGGAACGAGGCAGCGTGGTGGACGTCTGGTACAACCGCGCATGGGTCGCGCCCGAGCTGTGGGGCGAGGGCCGGGTCACACCTGGCACGCGCGTCGTCTTCGTGTTCGCCGACCGGCCGTACACGCTGTTCGTGCCCGTGCGTCAGGGCGAGGTGCTCGAGGCGGGCACGGACGAGCTGGGCCTGCGCTTGCGCATCGTCGCCGGCAACTGGGTCGGCGTGCGGGACAACGACCTCGCCGCGTTCACGCGCGCGGTGAAGGAGGCCGATCCCGGCGGCGTGCCCGGCGCGCGCTTCGTCGCCCTCAAACGCGACGACATAGAGTTCACCGCGTACTACGACGCGCGCGAGGAGCAGGGCTGGAAGAGCGTCGTCGAGAACATCCTCGAGGCATCGAAGCTCGCGCAGGACGATCCGTACCGCCGCAGCGTGTTCTTCCGCCCGGTCGGCCTGCGCGTGGGTGAAGATTTGCACGTCGCGCGGCGCGTGCCGCTGGAGCCCGGCGCGCGCGCAGCGCTCGTGCTCGACTTCCACAACCCGCATCTGGCGGAAGACGACGTCGCCAACCTCGAGCTGCGCGTCCTCGCGCCAGAGGACGCCGTGCGCGTCGAGCCGCCGGCGCGCTTCCCGTTGACCGGCGAGCTCGAAGTGCCGCTGGAGGTGCTGGGCGGCGAGCCAGCACTGACGGTGCAGGTCGGGCCCACGCCCGCGGAGCACACGGCGGTAACGATGCGGTTCGCCGTGACGGCGGGGCCGAACGGGCGTGGCGGCAGCGCTTTGCTGGTGCGAGAAGCCGCCGCGTCCTATTCGC is part of the bacterium genome and harbors:
- a CDS encoding Uma2 family endonuclease — protein: MPYRTTPPDDHVLSIDEFARLPAEDCWMELVRGRVVREPLPGFEHGALADELHSRLREFVHRCGLGRVVGRTGFLLFDDPPTVRGPDVAFVAAERIRAHGVPRGFWPGAPDLAVEVASPAKARRGLHERVDDYLMAGARLVWVVDPRVRTVTVYAPGTTARVYGGGADVAPPGSERDVLLGGDVLPGFRLSVAGLFAATGLD